From Segatella copri, the proteins below share one genomic window:
- a CDS encoding hybrid sensor histidine kinase/response regulator transcription factor: MKRKLHLIIYVAIIVLLTGCAQQPRKYVIGVSQCSEDIWRDKLNDELKMGEYLNDSLIVKLASSNDDNVLQNKQINRFVDEGVDLLIVSPNQLSAISKAVERAYDKGIPVILYDRKTNSDKYTAFIGCDNYTIGKSMGTFIAQQLQGKGRIVEISGLEGSSPALERHRGFMDAIKPYSGLQVVASEGGNWKEEGGIQAMKRILQQTQDFDYVFAHNDRLAWGAYVAARQMRVKRNYKYTGVDGMATEGGGLELVRDGIFEASYLYPTKGDEVIALAMKILKHKPYKRDNYLSTSIITQANADLTLMEARDAERQARNLKALHKQVDQYLSDYNSQKIMLIGLCLFLFVCLAAAALIFRGYMIKVRLNEKLAKTNGELKRLNVELGEKNEEMKRLNEEVLELTHSRLVFFTNISHEFRTPLTLIADPVEMLLEDTGIKGKSRELLKMVQRNALALQQLVSNILDFRKIQNGKMELKLYRFDIVKTLTMWVGDFQLTAERKQIRLHLDVDDLTGSHEMIADQEKISRIVFNLLSNALKYTPAGGEIFVSLKDEGANLRLDVKDTGKGISQDEADKIFERFFQAKGAASGTGIGLALVKSFVELHHGEARVESELGKGSDFIVVIPREQEGDSQVIHNDVDIVDNSVNASASTGKNVVDESVLQYIDDGDRSRGKVQRLVSENTNRPTVLVIDDNTDIRQYERTLLQDEYIVLEAADGKEGLAVALKEVPDLVICDVMMPVMDGLELTEQLKTNTATSHIPVIMLTAKNLEEHRAEGYEHGADSYITKPFHSKVLLARIENLLRQRQLLKNLYQGAQEAEKEISESHLEDRDKQFLKQLQAIIQKNLSDSEFGVEDMGQQIGLSRVQLYRKVKAMTGSSVVDLLRKARLAKARRLLETRSMSVSEVAYEVGFSAPSYFTKCFKEEYGMLPGDVGNVLGNN; encoded by the coding sequence ATGAAACGAAAATTACACCTTATTATATATGTAGCGATCATCGTGTTGCTGACCGGTTGTGCTCAGCAGCCTAGGAAGTATGTCATTGGCGTATCCCAGTGTTCGGAAGATATCTGGCGTGATAAACTGAATGATGAACTCAAGATGGGCGAATATCTCAACGATTCGCTTATCGTGAAACTGGCTTCTTCCAACGATGATAATGTGTTGCAGAATAAGCAAATTAACCGGTTTGTCGATGAGGGCGTAGATTTGCTTATCGTATCTCCTAATCAGCTGAGTGCTATATCCAAGGCTGTAGAGCGTGCTTACGATAAAGGTATTCCTGTGATTCTCTATGACAGGAAGACCAATTCTGATAAGTATACGGCATTTATCGGCTGCGATAACTATACGATAGGTAAGTCGATGGGCACTTTTATCGCCCAGCAGCTTCAGGGTAAAGGGCGCATCGTTGAAATCAGTGGCTTAGAGGGATCTTCGCCTGCTTTGGAGCGCCATCGTGGTTTTATGGATGCTATCAAGCCTTATTCAGGGTTACAAGTTGTAGCCTCCGAAGGAGGAAACTGGAAAGAAGAGGGTGGAATCCAGGCGATGAAACGCATATTGCAACAGACACAGGACTTTGATTATGTCTTTGCCCATAATGACCGTCTTGCCTGGGGAGCTTATGTGGCTGCCCGCCAGATGAGGGTAAAGCGTAACTATAAGTATACCGGAGTAGACGGCATGGCTACCGAAGGTGGCGGTTTGGAACTTGTGCGCGATGGTATTTTCGAAGCCTCTTATCTTTATCCTACCAAGGGTGATGAGGTTATAGCGCTTGCCATGAAGATATTAAAGCATAAGCCTTATAAACGTGATAATTATCTGAGCACTTCTATCATAACCCAGGCAAATGCCGATCTCACCTTGATGGAGGCTAGGGATGCCGAGCGCCAGGCGCGAAATCTGAAGGCTTTGCATAAACAGGTTGATCAGTATCTGTCTGATTATAACTCACAGAAAATCATGCTCATAGGTCTGTGTCTGTTCCTCTTTGTTTGCCTCGCAGCAGCTGCTTTGATCTTCAGAGGTTATATGATAAAAGTGAGACTGAACGAAAAATTGGCTAAGACAAATGGCGAACTGAAGCGACTGAATGTTGAATTGGGTGAGAAGAATGAGGAAATGAAGCGACTGAACGAGGAGGTATTAGAGCTGACTCATTCCCGTCTGGTATTCTTTACTAATATCAGTCATGAATTTCGCACGCCTTTAACCCTGATAGCCGACCCGGTAGAGATGCTTCTTGAAGATACCGGCATCAAGGGAAAGAGTCGTGAACTCTTGAAGATGGTGCAGCGTAACGCCCTTGCTCTCCAACAGTTGGTAAGTAACATTCTTGATTTCCGTAAGATTCAGAATGGTAAGATGGAACTGAAACTCTATCGTTTCGACATTGTGAAAACCTTGACGATGTGGGTGGGCGACTTCCAGCTTACTGCCGAGCGCAAGCAGATCAGACTGCATCTGGATGTTGATGACTTGACAGGCAGCCATGAAATGATTGCCGATCAGGAGAAGATTTCCCGTATCGTGTTCAATCTGTTGAGCAATGCCTTGAAATATACGCCTGCTGGTGGCGAAATCTTTGTATCGTTGAAAGATGAAGGTGCCAATCTCCGTCTTGATGTGAAAGATACGGGCAAGGGTATCTCGCAGGATGAGGCTGATAAGATCTTTGAACGCTTCTTCCAGGCTAAGGGTGCTGCCAGCGGTACGGGTATCGGTCTGGCTCTGGTGAAATCATTTGTAGAGTTGCATCATGGTGAGGCTAGGGTAGAAAGTGAACTGGGAAAGGGCTCTGATTTTATCGTTGTCATTCCTCGTGAGCAGGAGGGTGATTCACAAGTTATCCACAATGATGTGGATATTGTGGATAACTCTGTAAATGCTTCTGCATCAACTGGTAAGAATGTTGTAGATGAATCTGTTTTGCAATATATTGACGATGGAGACAGAAGTCGTGGAAAAGTTCAGCGGTTGGTAAGCGAGAATACCAATCGTCCTACTGTTCTGGTTATTGATGATAATACTGATATCCGTCAGTATGAGCGTACACTTTTGCAGGATGAGTATATTGTTCTTGAGGCTGCTGATGGTAAAGAGGGTCTGGCTGTCGCCTTGAAAGAGGTGCCTGACCTGGTGATTTGCGATGTGATGATGCCTGTTATGGACGGATTGGAGTTGACAGAACAGCTGAAGACGAATACGGCTACCTCTCATATCCCTGTTATTATGCTTACGGCGAAGAACCTGGAGGAGCATCGCGCAGAGGGTTATGAGCATGGCGCTGATTCCTATATTACCAAACCATTCCACAGCAAGGTGCTTCTCGCCCGTATCGAGAATCTCCTGCGACAGCGTCAGCTTCTGAAGAATCTTTATCAGGGGGCTCAAGAGGCTGAGAAAGAGATTTCTGAGTCTCATTTGGAAGACCGTGACAAGCAGTTCCTCAAGCAGCTTCAAGCCATTATCCAGAAGAATCTTTCTGATAGCGAGTTTGGAGTTGAGGATATGGGACAGCAGATTGGTTTAAGCCGTGTGCAGCTCTATCGCAAGGTGAAGGCGATGACTGGCTCTTCTGTTGTAGATTTACTCCGTAAGGCTCGCCTTGCCAAGGCTAGGCGTTTGCTCGAAACCCGTAGCATGAGTGTGTCAGAAGTTGCCTATGAAGTGGGTTTCTCAGCGCCGTCTTACTTCACAAAATGTTTCAAGGAAGAGTATGGAATGTTACCTGGTGATGTAGGTAATGTTTTGGGAAATAACTAG
- the dinB gene encoding DNA polymerase IV, with product MTERKIIHIDMDAFFAAVEQRDNPELRGKPVAVGFDGPRGVVSTASYEARKYGVHSAQSIAQAKQRCPNLIIVPCRHDYYAKISHQIHQIFQEYTDLIEPISIDEAFLDVTQNKKGIELAVDIAKEIKTRIKEATGLTASAGISYCKFLAKVASDYRKPDGICTIHPDKALDFIAQLPVEDFWGVGKKTLQKMHFMGIFNGADLRKVSEEHLVEVFGKAGHIFYDFARGIDERPVITYRERKSVGCEQTFLEDIYLKTAVIIELYHTVLELLERIAKSGFEGRTLTLKVKFADFTQITRSISQEKVLKKKDDILPLAKRLLQQVDYSSIHPIRLIGLSVSNATSEEARMEDKENSIQKPEYKELELEFEDWET from the coding sequence ATGACAGAGCGAAAGATCATACATATCGACATGGATGCCTTCTTTGCTGCGGTAGAGCAAAGAGACAATCCGGAACTTCGGGGCAAACCGGTAGCGGTTGGCTTCGACGGACCTCGTGGTGTGGTTTCTACAGCCAGCTATGAGGCAAGGAAGTATGGCGTTCACTCGGCGCAATCCATCGCTCAAGCCAAGCAGCGCTGCCCTAACCTCATCATCGTGCCCTGCCGGCATGATTATTATGCTAAAATATCCCATCAGATACATCAGATATTCCAGGAATATACCGACCTCATCGAACCCATCTCCATTGATGAAGCCTTTCTTGATGTAACACAGAATAAGAAAGGGATAGAACTGGCGGTGGATATTGCCAAAGAAATCAAAACCCGTATCAAGGAGGCAACCGGACTCACCGCCTCGGCTGGCATCAGCTACTGCAAGTTTCTCGCCAAAGTGGCTTCTGATTACCGCAAGCCCGACGGCATCTGCACCATTCATCCCGACAAGGCACTCGATTTCATCGCCCAGCTTCCTGTAGAGGATTTCTGGGGCGTGGGCAAGAAAACACTGCAAAAGATGCATTTCATGGGTATCTTCAACGGAGCTGACCTGAGGAAAGTATCCGAAGAACATCTGGTAGAAGTGTTCGGAAAAGCCGGACACATCTTCTATGATTTCGCAAGGGGGATAGATGAACGACCTGTCATCACCTACCGGGAACGGAAATCGGTAGGCTGCGAACAGACTTTCCTGGAAGATATCTATCTAAAAACGGCTGTGATTATCGAACTGTATCATACCGTACTCGAACTGCTGGAGCGCATCGCCAAAAGCGGTTTCGAAGGAAGAACCCTGACGCTGAAGGTGAAGTTTGCCGATTTTACCCAGATAACACGAAGCATCTCACAAGAAAAGGTTCTGAAAAAGAAGGATGATATCTTGCCCCTGGCGAAGCGCTTACTTCAACAGGTAGATTACTCTTCAATCCATCCCATCCGTCTTATCGGTCTATCCGTAAGCAATGCAACATCCGAAGAAGCAAGGATGGAGGATAAAGAAAACAGTATACAAAAGCCTGAGTACAAAGAGCTTGAACTGGAATTTGAAGATTGGGAGACATAA
- a CDS encoding ATP-binding protein, with protein sequence MEQSKRVPYGVSNFVDIIERNQYYVDKTMYLPLLEKEADALFFIRPRRFGKSLLISMMRAYYDISMTERFQELFGNLWIGSHPTPQQGKYQVLYLDFSKIGGGIKLLEDRFNDYCGQCVDFFVDTLYKDYYTPEAIAKIKGINYASGKLNALAMEAQKNGYQLFLIVDEYDNFTNVVLNEHGEDVYWALTHASGFYREIFKVFKGMFARIFMTGVSPVTLDDLTSGFNIGWHISTKAPFNQMLGFSTEDVRDLFTYYKNSGDLPADTDVEAIIEDMKPWYDNYCFSEEALRTQSKVFNCDMVLYYLRNYMETGEAPRQMIDPNTKTDYNKMKKLLQLDKLDGDRKGVIMTIAEKGEIVGNIEESFPAKALTNPEIFISLLFYYGMLTIKDTFGDQLILGIPNNNVRKQYYNYLLEQYQEEKYINTSNLKTMFTYMAFEGKWKECLEYMAKAYAEVSSVRDGIEAERNLQGFFMAYFSLNNYYYTAPELELNHGYCDFFLLPNLTHYPTKHSYIIELKVLSKKEFDTLTEDGKMTKGAKQWLDAEEQIKRYAKAPRVEALRQGTTLHKIIMQFKGWELARIDEVNEI encoded by the coding sequence ATGGAACAATCTAAAAGAGTACCATACGGAGTATCTAATTTCGTCGATATTATCGAGCGAAACCAGTATTATGTCGATAAGACTATGTATCTGCCTTTGCTGGAAAAAGAGGCAGACGCTCTCTTCTTTATACGTCCTCGAAGATTCGGCAAGAGTTTGCTGATAAGCATGATGCGTGCTTATTACGACATCAGCATGACAGAAAGGTTCCAAGAACTTTTTGGCAACCTTTGGATTGGCTCCCATCCTACCCCACAGCAGGGCAAGTACCAAGTACTATACCTTGACTTCTCGAAGATAGGAGGCGGCATCAAGCTCTTGGAAGACCGATTCAATGACTATTGCGGTCAATGCGTGGATTTCTTTGTAGATACGCTTTACAAGGACTACTATACCCCAGAGGCTATCGCCAAGATAAAAGGCATCAACTATGCTTCGGGCAAATTGAACGCCCTCGCAATGGAGGCTCAGAAGAATGGTTATCAACTATTCCTCATCGTGGACGAATACGACAACTTCACCAACGTGGTGCTTAACGAGCACGGGGAAGATGTATATTGGGCATTGACCCATGCCAGCGGCTTCTATCGTGAGATTTTCAAGGTGTTCAAGGGCATGTTTGCCCGTATCTTCATGACTGGTGTAAGCCCTGTAACGCTCGATGACTTAACCAGCGGTTTCAACATCGGCTGGCATATCTCTACCAAGGCACCATTCAACCAGATGCTTGGTTTCTCCACAGAAGATGTAAGAGACCTATTCACTTACTACAAGAATTCAGGCGACTTACCAGCCGATACAGATGTAGAAGCTATTATCGAGGACATGAAACCTTGGTACGACAACTATTGTTTTTCAGAGGAGGCATTGAGAACCCAAAGCAAGGTATTCAACTGCGACATGGTACTATACTATCTCCGCAACTATATGGAGACTGGGGAAGCTCCACGCCAGATGATTGACCCTAACACCAAGACCGACTACAACAAGATGAAGAAGCTCCTCCAGCTCGACAAGTTGGACGGAGACCGAAAGGGTGTCATCATGACCATTGCGGAAAAAGGAGAAATTGTAGGAAACATCGAGGAATCATTCCCGGCAAAGGCATTGACAAATCCTGAGATATTCATCAGTTTATTGTTCTACTATGGTATGTTGACCATCAAGGATACTTTTGGAGATCAACTGATTTTGGGCATTCCTAATAATAATGTACGCAAACAATATTATAATTATCTGTTAGAGCAGTATCAAGAGGAGAAATACATCAATACCTCCAACCTCAAGACCATGTTTACCTATATGGCTTTTGAGGGCAAGTGGAAGGAATGCTTGGAGTATATGGCAAAAGCATACGCCGAAGTATCATCTGTTAGGGATGGCATAGAGGCAGAGCGCAACTTGCAAGGTTTCTTCATGGCATATTTCAGCCTCAACAATTATTACTATACTGCCCCAGAGTTGGAATTGAACCATGGTTATTGCGATTTCTTCCTCCTTCCAAACTTGACCCACTACCCTACGAAGCATAGTTATATCATCGAGCTAAAGGTATTGTCTAAGAAAGAATTCGATACTCTAACAGAAGATGGCAAGATGACTAAGGGTGCAAAGCAATGGCTTGATGCCGAGGAACAAATCAAGCGATATGCCAAAGCACCAAGAGTGGAGGCATTACGCCAAGGCACGACACTCCATAAGATTATCATGCAGTTCAAGGGATGGGAACTGGCGAGAATTGACGAAGTAAATGAAATATAA
- a CDS encoding IS3 family transposase has translation MLRTECQSQGLGTLCGLFGFTRQAYNKRNVSDGFAEDVIESIIIEKAREYRKSNPGLGAVKLHAILKQMFEDTGCFPGRDAFIEMLRKHGLMVRIKRRRRYKTTDSDHNYRKYPNLIKGVVPTHPNQIWASDITYVETNEGVCYLSLITDLYSHKIVGWAVGPTLETVYPLEALKMAYKSIDEETAKGLIHHSDRGSQYCSQNYVSILKSHGSQISMTQTGDPLENAIAERANGILKTEWLYRMTIPTRKVCKKELTRIIAFYNDERPHMSIGNQTPSVAHTQAGPQQKMWKNPWENSSN, from the coding sequence TTGCTCCGCACAGAGTGCCAGAGTCAAGGTTTAGGCACTCTATGCGGGCTGTTTGGTTTCACCCGGCAAGCATATAATAAGCGCAATGTCTCTGACGGCTTTGCTGAAGATGTCATTGAGTCTATCATCATTGAAAAGGCACGTGAGTATCGTAAGTCAAATCCTGGCTTAGGAGCTGTAAAGTTGCATGCCATATTGAAACAGATGTTTGAGGATACAGGCTGCTTCCCTGGTCGTGACGCATTTATTGAGATGCTGCGTAAGCATGGGCTCATGGTGCGTATAAAGCGCCGTAGGCGCTATAAGACAACAGATTCCGACCATAATTACCGCAAATATCCAAACTTGATTAAGGGAGTAGTTCCTACCCATCCGAACCAGATTTGGGCAAGTGACATCACCTATGTTGAAACCAATGAAGGTGTGTGCTACCTCTCGCTTATAACAGACCTGTATTCCCATAAAATCGTTGGATGGGCTGTTGGTCCAACATTAGAAACTGTATATCCATTAGAAGCGCTTAAAATGGCATATAAAAGCATTGATGAAGAAACTGCAAAAGGACTCATCCATCACTCTGACAGAGGAAGCCAGTATTGCAGTCAGAATTATGTGTCTATCCTAAAAAGTCATGGCTCACAAATAAGTATGACTCAAACAGGAGATCCTTTGGAGAATGCCATAGCAGAACGTGCAAACGGCATTTTAAAAACGGAATGGCTTTATAGGATGACAATTCCTACTCGTAAAGTATGTAAGAAGGAACTGACCAGGATTATTGCGTTTTATAACGACGAAAGACCGCATATGAGTATCGGTAATCAAACACCATCTGTTGCACATACTCAAGCGGGGCCACAGCAGAAAATGTGGAAAAATCCTTGGGAAAATTCTTCTAATTAG
- a CDS encoding transposase, whose translation MKRKTRIERVYNEDTGWFETREVELNSYSFTDDDRIMIVREYMESGLPAEEIIKKYYISSRTVLFSWMDKFLNEKDLLSLPPEDQNRDDMAKTTNEQLKEKDAEIKRLRKALELEKLRSKAFSTMIDLAEETFNIPVRKKSGTKQ comes from the coding sequence ATGAAACGTAAGACAAGAATTGAACGTGTGTATAATGAGGACACTGGTTGGTTTGAGACCCGTGAGGTAGAGTTGAATAGCTACTCTTTTACAGATGATGATCGTATCATGATAGTTCGAGAGTATATGGAGAGTGGGCTCCCAGCAGAAGAAATCATCAAGAAATACTATATAAGCAGTCGTACAGTGCTATTTTCTTGGATGGATAAGTTCTTAAATGAAAAAGATTTGTTATCTTTGCCGCCAGAAGACCAAAACCGTGACGATATGGCAAAGACAACAAATGAACAGTTGAAAGAGAAAGATGCAGAGATTAAGCGTCTCCGCAAGGCTTTGGAGTTAGAGAAGCTTCGCTCTAAGGCATTCTCCACCATGATTGACCTCGCAGAAGAAACCTTCAATATTCCTGTGAGAAAAAAATCTGGTACCAAACAGTAA
- a CDS encoding LytTR family DNA-binding domain-containing protein translates to MEELLRNTTKEQEEVSITIHDTNVRGNDLSIAINDLLYMEAQKNNVSVCFLKEGNVVAVDIHTTLTHALEELKEFENIFQCHRSFAVNVNNITSARGNSNGYQLTLGNCTNIIPVSRRFVPKLKTYLT, encoded by the coding sequence ATGGAAGAGTTGTTACGCAATACAACAAAGGAACAGGAAGAAGTATCTATTACCATCCATGATACTAACGTAAGAGGAAACGATCTGTCGATTGCCATCAACGATCTACTTTATATGGAAGCACAGAAAAACAATGTATCCGTCTGTTTTCTAAAAGAAGGTAATGTTGTTGCTGTTGATATCCATACAACACTAACCCATGCTCTTGAAGAGTTGAAAGAGTTTGAGAACATTTTCCAATGTCACCGTTCTTTTGCTGTCAATGTGAATAATATCACTTCGGCACGAGGCAACTCAAATGGTTATCAACTGACTCTCGGAAATTGCACAAACATCATACCCGTTTCCCGAAGATTTGTGCCCAAGTTAAAGACTTATCTTACATAG
- a CDS encoding TonB-dependent receptor codes for MKHRIIHIALLLTSVCNLAAQTIISGMVKSGQEPLAGANVFIIGTIDGCLTDSLGRFSFSTSKTGEASIKITMIGFEEYMQTADASKLRNLSIQMKEKATAIQEVVISASTYSFGKSDNFKTMDALDVVMAGNSCGDIVAALQTLPGTQKVGENGKLYVRGGESEECQTFVNGMHVLVPYSTNTENTAVRGRFSPFIFKGINFSLGGYSGEYGQALSSVLPMETSDAATSDKYGVSASLVDWNIGGTKAYPHSSLSFNAALTSLGIYNQLFSERLDFNKPYLKLSGESQYKNEFRNAGILKTYVGYDFTSVGQHIDNQNLSLKENNIYANTTYKAQWGAGYTLFCGMANSSVFNDIEDAKFAGDRYYNFRNEIHLKTEIRKICSDALKISVGMEDYQRNSLMEYENDCYKLDYNILAAHIDVQWRMMPHMFLNISTRTEYMTHANWLFMPRATLCYIPNKNFQLSFATGRYSQTPGDDYLATNKKSLGQSTADHAILSIQYKSPGTLIRIEPYWKKYQRLPLWEKGIYQPKGYGKSKGIDIFVEEHSLFKHLTTAFSYSYNDSKRFYHEYTEERIPDYASRHNLRLTAKYSFGKAIIGLTESYASGRHFLIGKTPHYNSVDINLTYLLSPKVIIYSSLNNILGRTNIFGYDTNGRSIVPSRDRFLYIGIFVSLKNNKAYDISNF; via the coding sequence ATGAAACATCGAATAATACATATCGCATTGCTGCTGACTTCAGTCTGCAACCTGGCTGCACAGACCATCATATCAGGCATGGTAAAAAGCGGTCAGGAACCGCTTGCTGGTGCCAATGTTTTCATCATAGGTACGATTGATGGATGCCTGACAGATTCTCTGGGTAGGTTTTCCTTTTCCACATCAAAAACTGGAGAAGCGTCTATCAAGATTACCATGATTGGTTTTGAAGAATATATGCAGACTGCAGATGCCAGCAAGCTACGTAATCTTTCTATCCAAATGAAAGAAAAAGCTACGGCAATTCAAGAAGTTGTAATATCTGCCAGCACTTACAGTTTCGGGAAAAGTGACAACTTCAAGACTATGGATGCCCTAGATGTTGTGATGGCAGGTAATTCATGCGGAGACATTGTTGCAGCCCTGCAAACTTTACCTGGAACTCAAAAAGTGGGAGAAAATGGAAAACTCTATGTCCGTGGTGGAGAAAGCGAAGAATGCCAGACTTTTGTTAACGGAATGCACGTCCTTGTTCCATATAGTACAAACACAGAAAATACTGCTGTACGTGGACGATTCTCTCCTTTTATATTTAAAGGTATCAACTTTTCTCTTGGTGGATATAGCGGAGAATATGGACAAGCACTTTCCTCCGTTCTCCCTATGGAAACATCAGATGCTGCGACAAGTGACAAATATGGAGTCAGCGCATCATTGGTTGACTGGAACATCGGTGGCACCAAGGCATATCCCCACAGCAGCCTATCATTTAATGCCGCACTGACAAGTTTGGGAATCTACAATCAACTATTTTCAGAAAGGCTTGATTTCAACAAGCCATATCTAAAACTGTCAGGCGAATCACAATACAAGAATGAATTCCGAAATGCCGGAATATTGAAAACATACGTTGGCTATGATTTTACATCTGTAGGACAGCATATAGACAACCAAAACCTTTCACTCAAAGAGAATAATATCTATGCCAACACAACCTACAAAGCACAGTGGGGTGCTGGCTACACGCTCTTTTGCGGTATGGCAAACTCATCGGTATTCAACGATATAGAAGATGCGAAGTTTGCTGGTGACCGATATTACAACTTCAGAAATGAGATACATCTGAAAACAGAAATACGCAAGATTTGCTCGGATGCACTAAAAATATCGGTAGGAATGGAGGACTATCAGCGAAACAGCCTCATGGAGTACGAAAACGATTGCTACAAGTTGGATTATAATATTCTTGCTGCTCATATTGATGTCCAATGGAGGATGATGCCCCATATGTTCCTGAATATTTCGACAAGGACAGAATATATGACTCATGCCAACTGGCTGTTTATGCCAAGGGCTACACTATGCTATATTCCCAACAAGAATTTTCAGCTTTCATTCGCTACCGGCCGATATAGCCAGACTCCTGGAGATGACTATCTTGCAACAAACAAGAAATCTCTTGGACAAAGTACGGCAGATCATGCAATCCTATCCATACAATATAAATCGCCTGGTACACTCATACGAATAGAACCCTACTGGAAAAAATATCAGCGATTGCCTTTATGGGAAAAGGGTATTTACCAACCGAAAGGATATGGAAAGAGTAAAGGTATAGACATTTTTGTAGAAGAGCATTCGCTTTTCAAACATCTGACCACAGCATTTTCATATTCCTACAACGATTCCAAGCGATTCTATCACGAATACACAGAAGAGCGAATACCTGACTACGCCTCAAGGCATAATCTGAGATTGACAGCAAAATATTCATTCGGCAAAGCAATCATTGGACTGACAGAATCGTATGCAAGCGGGCGTCATTTCCTGATTGGCAAGACACCACATTATAATAGCGTAGATATAAACCTTACTTATCTGCTAAGTCCCAAGGTCATTATCTATTCTTCTCTGAACAACATCCTCGGTCGTACAAATATTTTCGGATATGATACTAACGGACGTTCGATAGTTCCTTCTAGAGACAGATTTTTATATATAGGCATATTTGTTTCACTTAAAAATAATAAAGCATATGACATTTCAAACTTTTAA